The proteins below are encoded in one region of Hordeum vulgare subsp. vulgare chromosome 3H, MorexV3_pseudomolecules_assembly, whole genome shotgun sequence:
- the LOC123443326 gene encoding ERI1 exoribonuclease 2-like, which produces MAAIMAARGQELEQDFDFFVVVDFEAKCLKDARIFPQEIIEFPAVLVDGATGRIESAFRRYVRPKHHPVLTQFCRELTGIRQEDVDGGVDLGEALWLHDAWLKAATAGAGNRRSGRLAVVTWGDWDCRTMLEFECRFKGIEKPSYFDQWINLRVPFQVALGGGGRVNLQEAVRAAGLDWEGRLHCGLDDALNTARLLAEIMRRGVKMTITGSLAPLPLFEQEQQPRTSTCGGSPAPPPPPFEQKQQPRTSTCGGPLVLAPPIQQQPPRTGPCDGSFPLVLAPIQQKQQQWPQPHIISPCGGSSATWYCGVATKGGMEPGAMQSGCTNWTPAMGAVPPYYLWSN; this is translated from the coding sequence ATGGCAGCGATCATGGCGGCGCGCGGGCAGGAGCTGGAGCAAGATTTCGATTTCTTCGTGGTGGTCGACTTCGAGGCGAAGTGCCTCAAAGACGCGCGGATCTTCCCACAGGAAATCATTGAGTTCCCCGCTGTGCTCGTCGACGGCGCCACCGGTCGCATCGAGTCAGCGTTTCGCAGGTACGTTCGTCCTAAACATCACCCTGTGCTGACCCAGTTTTGCAGGGAACTCACCGGCATCCGGCAGGAGGACGTCGACGGCGGCGTGGATCTCGGCGAGGCGCTCTGGCTGCACGACGCGTGGCTGAAGGCGGCGACGGCGGGGGCAGGGAACAGGAGGAGCGGTCGCTTGGCCGTCGTGACCTGGGGAGACTGGGACTGCCGGACCATGCTGGAGTTCGAGTGCCGCTTCAAGGGCATCGAGAAGCCCTCCTACTTTGATCAGTGGATCAACCTGAGGGTCCCCTTCCAGGTGGCGCTCGGCGGCGGAGGGCGGGTGAACCTGCAGGAGGCGGTTCGGGCGGCGGGGCTGGACTGGGAGGGCCGCCTGCATTGCGGGTTGGACGATGCCCTCAACACGGCACGGCTGCTTGCTGAGATCATGCGGCGCGGGGTCAAGATGACCATCACTGGCTCGCTGGCGCCGCTGCCGCTGTTCGAGCAGGAGCAGCAGCCTCGCACAAGCACCTGCGGTGGCTcacctgcgccgccgccgccgccgttcgaGCAGAAGCAGCAGCCTCGCACAAGCACCTGCGGTGGCCCACTTGTGCTGGCGCCGCCGATTCAGCAGCAGCCGCCTCGCACAGGCCCTTGTGATGGCTCGTTTCCGCTGGTGCTGGCGCCTATCCAGCAGAAGCAGCAGCAGTGGCCGCAGCCTCACATAATCAGCCCCTGCGGTGGCTCCTCTGCGACGTGGTACTGCGGGGTGGCGACAAAAGGAGGCATGGAGCCAGGGGCGATGCAGTCTGGATGCACCAACTGGACGCCGGCCATGGGAGCCGTGCCCCCCTACTACCTGTGGAGCAACTGA